The proteins below are encoded in one region of Pseudomonas sp. SCB32:
- a CDS encoding nuclear transport factor 2 family protein, producing the protein MTDLNPHHALYELACRYAQAVDRRDWARLSTLFTPDASLAGPGFRFDERNAIVAGMGAIERYETTQHHVHNQLVTLDGGVADVETYGVACHVYLRDGVKRKLDWGLRYHDRCRFDGGTWRFAARTLHVDWTQDLPLEG; encoded by the coding sequence ATGACCGATTTGAATCCCCACCACGCGTTGTACGAACTCGCGTGCCGCTATGCACAAGCTGTCGACCGACGCGACTGGGCTCGGCTCAGCACTCTCTTCACCCCCGACGCATCCCTTGCCGGCCCCGGCTTCCGCTTCGACGAGCGCAACGCGATCGTCGCGGGCATGGGCGCGATCGAGCGCTACGAAACGACGCAGCATCACGTACACAACCAGCTCGTCACGCTTGACGGCGGTGTGGCCGACGTCGAGACCTACGGCGTTGCGTGCCACGTCTATCTGCGCGATGGCGTGAAGCGCAAGCTCGACTGGGGGCTGCGCTATCACGACCGCTGCCGGTTCGACGGCGGCACGTGGCGCTTCGCGGCGCGCACGCTGCACGTCGATTGGACCCAAGACCTGCCGCTGGAGGGCTGA
- a CDS encoding SDR family NAD(P)-dependent oxidoreductase, which produces MMRKSEFPQGATLVFGGSGGIGQCVALEFARAGVPVAVAYRSKAEVAQRVAGQIREEGVDASIHQVDVTDVAQIQATLDAAIEIHGRVHTIIWAAGPFVNQLHISEMGPDDWKRAIDVEVMGFFNAAKAALPHLRAAGGGSFVTLGSAGHLRWPDRDGLSVAPKAANESLIKGLAREEGRYNIRANSVLVGVIEAGMFPQLLEQGQFDQKWIDETLQILALKRWGKPEEIGRAAVFLASDNAAYITGQQLNVSGGYGI; this is translated from the coding sequence ATGATGAGAAAGAGCGAATTCCCGCAGGGCGCCACTTTGGTCTTTGGCGGCAGCGGTGGCATCGGACAATGCGTTGCCCTCGAGTTCGCACGCGCTGGCGTGCCGGTCGCAGTCGCCTACCGGAGCAAGGCCGAGGTAGCGCAACGCGTCGCCGGCCAGATCCGGGAAGAGGGCGTCGACGCGAGCATCCACCAGGTCGACGTTACCGATGTCGCCCAGATCCAGGCGACACTGGACGCAGCCATCGAAATCCACGGTCGCGTGCACACCATCATCTGGGCTGCCGGGCCTTTCGTGAACCAGCTCCATATCAGCGAAATGGGTCCCGATGACTGGAAGCGCGCCATCGATGTCGAGGTTATGGGCTTCTTCAATGCCGCCAAGGCCGCGCTGCCGCACCTGCGCGCCGCGGGGGGCGGTTCGTTCGTCACGCTGGGCTCCGCCGGCCACCTGCGCTGGCCGGATCGTGATGGCCTGTCGGTCGCGCCGAAGGCCGCCAATGAGTCGCTGATAAAGGGCCTCGCCCGCGAGGAAGGCCGCTACAACATCCGCGCGAACTCCGTCCTGGTGGGTGTCATCGAGGCCGGCATGTTCCCGCAGCTCCTGGAGCAGGGGCAGTTCGACCAGAAGTGGATCGACGAAACGCTGCAGATACTGGCGCTCAAGCGCTGGGGCAAGCCCGAGGAAATCGGTCGTGCCGCCGTGTTCCTGGCATCCGACAACGCTGCCTACATCACCGGGCAACAGCTGAACGTGTCCGGCGGGTACGGCATCTAG